A genomic window from Triticum urartu cultivar G1812 chromosome 7, Tu2.1, whole genome shotgun sequence includes:
- the LOC125521497 gene encoding uncharacterized protein LOC125521497 — translation MGSGLSHNHRSSVAPQQQPSSARVIAADGSLTEFAASSPVSVSDVLRAGNAGDSFFLCSSDALYFDEDVPALGGGELLRPGQIYFVLPQAMLGRPLSSADMAAMAVRASEALATRARPRGRGAGIRKVRVTPVHAEGRRGDVDAQVNAKLNERTLGEYSATASGGPAWIGKKAAVAAFPPARKALKPLSTIQEDAE, via the coding sequence ATGGGATCAGGTCTCTCTCACAACCACCGGAGCAGCGTCGCGCCCCAGCAGCAGCCGTCGTCGGCCCGCGTCATCGCCGCCGACGGCTCGCTGACGGAGTTCGCCGCCTCCTCGCCTGTCAGCGTCTCCGACGTCCTCCGCGCAGGCAATGCGGGCGACTCGTTCTTCCTGTGCAGCTCCGACGCGCTCTACTTCGACGAGGACGTGCCGGCGCTCGGCGGCGGCGAGCTGCTCCGTCCCGGCCAGATATACTTCGTGCTCCCCCAGGCGATGCTCGGGCGGCCCCTCTCGAGCGCCGACATGGCGGCCATGGCGGTGCGGGCTAGCGAGGCGCTGGCGACTAGAGCGCGGCCGCGTGGGCGCGGCGCCGGCATCAGGAAGGTGCGCGTCACGCCGGTGCACGCCGAGGGTAGGCGTGGCGACGTGGACGCACAGGTCAACGCGAAGCTGAACGAGAGGACCCTTGGGGAGTACTCTGCGACGGCCTCGGGTGGTCCGGCGTGGATCGGCAAGAAGGCTGCCGTGGCTGCGTTTCCGCCGGCGAGGAAGGCCCTCAAGCCGCTCAGCACCATCCAAGAAGATGCGGAGTGA